The genomic DNA tttaaatataggCCTTCAGATGACTTCATTCTGTGTGAGAATTTGCACAGGAGGTTAAAACACCTCTCTTAAAAATGGTGATGACATTCTGCCTTTTGCTGGAAACTACATGGAAACTGTTTTAAAAGTTCTCGTTATCACGATTTTTCTTGATCATTTCATGCATGTGAATGTCAGTGCTATTACTGTTACATAATATCACAATGCATACATGTttcctgtaaacaaaataagcaGAATGACAAGGATAATGTTGGAAGGGCACTCACTTGATAGGGGAAAGTCAAGACTTGGCATCTTCAAGGTTGATGTGAATTTTAATTGATCCAGCGTGATCATGCACTCGATTTTTTTTCCTGTGACTTGAATGTAAAAACTATAATAGACAAAGACTTTAGTCAAacacacagagaaacataaggACTAATTTTATTCCCAAAAGAAATAATTTAACATATGAttaaaaccaagaataaaatgtgaaatatcaGCTTTCCAAAATGTTCCATCCTATCAATGAAAGACATTTGTAAATTAATGATGGGCAAGCATTTTCACTAGATTGTTTTTCAGACTGACAGGATGTTGGTCAGCAATTTTCTCAAcattaatgtttttaaaaatgttaaagacATTCCTGAGGTAGGAATatgaacaaataaatacaaGATGATCTTTGctgagaagtatattttgcATTGCACAGGAAATTAAGGCTCAACTTGGTACAGCTGATTACCAAAGCTCTGAGTTGACTATACAAGATAAAACCTCAAAAGATGCAAGAAGTGGGAAATGTACCATCTTCCAAAACATCCGAAGtacagaaaatatttcaagacaCGAGGTTGAAATGTATATATTGTACTGACTTAAAATCAGCTCTATGTTGCTTATTGCATATTTGATTGCATTTGAGTTGCTGGGTAGCTTTTTTAACACTATTGAAGACGgaactttacaaaataaaatcctTCAAAAGTATTGAAATGAAAGCATTCAAGGGTAAACCTCTcatcattttcaacatttcaattatttttgtcTGATCATATCTCTACATTTTTAATTTGCTGAGCTAAATCTCTCAGAAATCTCTTCTGTTAGTGGATGGGAAAACCAGTTTGGCAACTATTATGTGAACATGGCCTTCATAGTAACATACATCATTGTAAAAGGGAGGGGAGCTCAGCCCTCTGTTGATCTAAAAGTCTTCCATGATTtgtcaacaaaacaacaaagtacAGTAAAGCCAGTCTAAACCGTACACCAAAGGGACTGAGAAAACCAGTTTACagaggtgtttggtttatagaggtTTCTTAAACATGGCATTCTATGTGGAAGGGACTAGAAAAGGTGTTCAGTatagacaggtttccagtttagaaAGGATTctgtttagacaggtttcactgcaCCGGTAGTatccaaacaaaacaaaaacaatataaaTTCTGACAGTGGAGGAAATTTTTTACTTCTCCATTTATAAGTTCTGGACCAGAATAGCTTTGCCAAGCGAGAGGTCATTTTTTTCGCTGACACAAATACTACAGGGTAAAATGCTCTGTGGAGCATGGTCTTCTAACATTACATTTGATAAAgttgaaataatcacaaatgaTTACTAACTTGACTGAAGAAATTTTCAATTACAGCTAACAACTTTTAAGCTGAAATCATCCTCATGTCTTATTATTCATTAAACCAACCAGTGAACAAAAgcaagtcattttgaaaaaaaaactatagtTGATTTGGAGGTACAACTACAGTGCAGTATGTCCTTTGcaattcaatattttcatctCAAATGACCTATGACCCAAACTGTAACTGGATATAGAATAAATATGTTATTTCATGCCCATGAAACTCAGAAGTCATTCAGAGTGACAAAACAAGCACTATCTAGCAGAAGTGGATTTAACCTTAAATGAAAATCgtatgaaattattttattgaatgACCATCTTCTGACTTTTTCCCATTATACCTTAAATTCCTTATCTATgtttttactctgatacatttCGACTACCGCATCCAGATTTTGTCCAAAAAGGACAAGAAATTCTTTCATATCATTGATGACTGTTTCTTCATCCTGTCCATTTCCCATGGCTTTGAGTAAGTCTCTCCTGTATGGCATGGCTTTGGTGACAAGCTGAAAGGCAATACAAGAAAACATTCATAATTTGTATTGGAGACTACGGAATAAAGTCTGAGGACACAGCCTAGAACTTCCAAAAATATTCATGAGACAGATGTCTTGAAGCAGAGAATGTAGCTGCTATATATCAGTATAAAGTAAAGATTAGATGCCTACCATTTCAGGCTAAAGTATAGGCCCCATCATTGTCACAACTGTGTATTTCTGGAAGCTTTCATTGGGCAAAATCTAAACGCTCTTTTTTGGATCAGATTGTGGCAAAAAGTTCCCAACACATTGTGTGGTGTAAAAGTGGCTGCTTTATTAGATGTATTTGACCAAATAATGATTATTGATAAATCTGTTTATTATTTCATAGTCATTTTGCAAAactaaaacacacaaacaaacaaacaaacaaacagaaatgtaCTCACACCAAACACTTTTTGTACCATCCATCCATGATATGGCTTGAGGTATGACTCGTATGATTTAGCAGCACATGGTATTAAGTTTTCACCATCGTTTACACCATTGAGAAGATTCACAAACATCCCCCGGATAAATTGTAATGCACTGAGGATAAAACACAATGTATAGGATAAATAAGACATGGTCTTTAGAAATTGCAACTACTTCCTGACCTTTGTGATCACCTTACCATCAAACACAAttatttcaagatttacagGAAACTGAGATTAACCTGTTCACACCAGTGCCcagtagacaggtccacactcaccattgatagcTATGGACTTAGCTCagaccatggtagtgaaagggttaaggcagTTTGtccctcaaaagtgaaagacttaaatttttgcccaaactttcctccataaactttcaaccattttcttaccaatTCAAGGGTAAAAATCagtggtcactgtgcaaagttaaCATTTAcctttatttgaaattaaaatggccgccatccctgtcttaactctatggggaaaaataaaattttcaattttcgaaaaactaagacagtgaatttctttcttttttccaaGAATTTTAATATGAGTCCCCACAACAGGTAGACCATaaagatattgaaaatatttgagcATCAAAATATCTGTTATCATGGCGGATTCTACATCAGGGTAGAACGCACCCTGGGACAGATAGTCAGATTcccaaatttctacaattcttttcttatctaccacttgtaagggctcgttttaaagctcttgaagaaagaaaaaaattcaccatcttagtttttcaaaatccaaaattaaattttccgcCCATAAATCATAACACAGaaacggcagccattttgaatttcaaatatcacaaaatgtatggtaatttgttttgctagttccaaactttgtacggtgaccccctgatttttattgttgatttggtatgagatggttgaaggtttcattcaggaaagtttgagcaaagttgaagtctttcactttgcagGCGCATTAACATGAGATTTCTTACTCATCCTGGACATTGGCAAAAGTGATGCCTTCATTATAGTTTACTgtgttttcctttctttcctTATCCATGTTTGAATGAGATTACCACAGAGTTTCTCTACGACATctaatttttcttcttttacaccattttattgGTATGAAGGAAAGGCAACTCAAGACACAGTGTCAATGTCTGTTACATGTAATGTTCCTGATTTGAGATTTTGTGTCTGCTGCTGTTTGTTTTCGCAACACTATGGTGAGAATTTTATTTTGACATCaaagaacaaaaattgaaacgacTCTCACATTTCAAAGTGATGCTAGCAATGACTAGATGGAAAGAAATTGACTTTTGGGGCCCAATTTAGACTTGGTTCAGGTCGGAAGATATTTTAAGAGTTCTATGCAAGAACTTCTCATGCATCTTTGCTTGTGGTAAACACTACTGTTGGAGAATTGTTAGACTTTTTTTaagcctttcaccaccatggtttgtcccaaatccattgttttctatggtaaagttggaatgtatacagggaactgggggtgaaagggctAATTAAGGCAAACGAAACAAAATGGAGTCTGCAATGTGAGGGGAGCACAACCGagtcatattttaatttcatgGCTAACTCCATTACATTGCGAGGATCCTGTATTTTGGATTCAAGAAGATGACACATGCACTTCAGGCAATGAAGTTAGAGTTGCAAGGAAAATTTTTGTACTTCTTCATATCGATACAAAGACACACGCATTGATTCTCTTGTCCTAACACTCAGCGATCTAGACAGTTGCCCATTGTCTGTCTTTTTTGTATCTTACATCAGTGCACTGATGTAATCTTGCCAAAGAAACGGTAACGAAGTAGCACACACAGTAAGAACTCATGCAAACATTccttgctttgaaaattggtgAAATCTAATCAAAAGTAGACAATTATCCTAATTTTTTCAGACATCACTTGTTCATAGTAGTCTTATACTATCAAAAATTAACAAGTAATATGTAACTTTCTTGCTCAAGATGAAAAGAACCATATTAGTGAAAGTACAAGAATGCAACACAAGTAATGCATTCAAATTTTGGATTAACCTGTGATATCATGAAATCATTAGTTATGCAAATGGcaataaaaatatgtttaacACATGCTTAAGTGCATATATGattgatttttatttcacatttaattaaatccaacctTATCTTAAGAACTTGAATTAAGGGAAGACAACTGTATATTATAATATTGGTTACAAGAAAAACCAAATGATACTTTCCCAACAGTGTTTAGGTAGCCGATGAATTGATATTTCAACAGCATAAAATGAAGGCGTTGTTCTAGCTCAATCGTCTATGGTTGTATGGAATGAAAGGGAATTAGACACTGGGACTGGAAAAACTGACAGGGTGTAGACATGTACAGTACAAGAATGGAGAGACACCAGTGATTTAGTTGATATTTGTGTTTTGATTTCCTGTCAGTACATATCCTACCGTTTCAACCAAATTAGAGTTTCTGTTCCAGATCCACCTTTGAGGGCGCTATTGTTGGCAACTTCTCCTTCAACCAATCCTTGTAAGGTACTATTATTGACAGGatccatttcatatttctttgtcAGCTTCTGCACCAATGGAATCAAAGAAATACAACTTAACAAAGTGACAACTTGGAAAAATTTGTTCCTATTCTGAACTTACCGTTTCAACCAGATCAGGGCATCTGTTGCTGACCCTTTATTTTGAGTTGTTTTTGTCTCTATTTCAGCATCAATCATATCTTGAAGAGTGCTGTACTTTTCTGGATCAAGTTCATACTTCTTCGTCAATTTCTACATTGCATAACAAAGAAACACAGATCATTATATGTCAAGCTGTatttaaaaatagtgacaatgtcactggtcgctcccatatagttatcaaaacaagctaaaatcaatctaaaagatttttttatcacaaatagaaacaattcccccaataaataaaattatacaaatttcaccagaatttgatcaaatcttactgacgtcacccgtaaaaacctctacactaaatttcaactcaatcggacgtgtggtttcagagttaaaaaaaatttttgatcaaaaatgaaaaaaatagccaataaatgcaaatatgcaaatttcaccacgatttgcccagatttgagaaaggtcactcctatgcacttccataccaagtttcaaatcaatcagacttgtggtttcagagaagaagatttttttgaccaaaaatgggagaaaattacaaaaaaattcatgaaaaatagcaagtccaagatactgacccaagatgtgcacaatcatttcaggtcagcccaaagtacttacatgctaatttttcatctaatctgctcagtggctattgagattttcaataaaatgtaaacttgtaaacatatatacatatggctatgggagctaacaaacgacACAAttgtcgacagagctctgctgtgttatgaagagagcaacgttttgtgacatatgtattgatgaagaaggttgagatctttgatagctcatttcaggatggcctgacctaaaatggcaaaattagctgcaaaaatacaaaattgatgatttcatcataataatgtataaaaatgtataccaaatatcaaagctatcacatgagtaacttttgagaaacaaatattttgaccaaaaacggcaaaaactgacccaaaaatacaacaagcgacctagcggccgatatagctccgctgtgtttatgtagagaataactatttttgacacatgttgatgaagaaggtggaaatctttgatagctcaatgcagtggccagaaaaaagtggctaaaatagctgcaaagatacacaatagaagatttcattgtactttgaatatatcacattggatcatccctaagaatatgtcaaccaaagctatctgatgagtacttttttggagaataaaattttctgaccaaaaatggcaacaattgccccaaaaaataaaatttgcagatttcatcataatttcaaaagatcaaatttagttcatctatagaaacctgtataccaaatttcaaagctgttgaaaagtactttttgagaaacacattttttaaccaaaaatggaaaaaaattaacccaaaaattcaaaattgcagatttcatcataatttcaataaatattatttagttcatctatagaaacctctataccgaatttcaaagctatcagatgagtagttttggaaatacacattttttgaccaaaattggcaaaaattgccccaaaaatacaaaattacagatttaatcagaaattcaatatatattacttaggtcatctgtagaaacctgtataccaaatttcaaagctgtcagaccagtactttttgagaaacacattttttcaccaaaaatggcaaaaattgccccaaaaatacaaaattgcagatttcatcataatttcaataaatataatgtagttcatctgtaggaacctgtatactaagtttcaaagctatcagatgagtacttttggaaatacacattttttgaccaaaaatggcaaaaattgccccaaaaatacaaaattatagatttcatgagaaattcaatatatattacttagttcatctatagaaacctgtatgccaaatttcaaaactatcagaccagtactttttgagaaatacattttttgaccaaaaatcgcaaaaattgccttaaaaatgcaaatttgcatatttctgcacaatttgaaaaaatctgaaatagatcatccctagggacatatgttccaaatatcaaagctatctgaccggtagttttgaaggatgagattttcaaagatttttttaccaaaaatgacaaaaattgccttaaaaatacaaatatgcaaatttcaccacaatttgaacatatctgtctgaagtcaccctaaataaactgcatatcaaatttcaaggcaatcagacaagcggtttcagagaagaagattttttaccaaaaacaccaaaaaatgccccaaaaatacaaatatgcaaatttcaccacgatttgaacaaacttaagtgaggtcaccccaagtgactgcatataaaatttcaaagcaattggacttgcggtttcagaggagaaggcaattgttgacggacgacgacggacgacgacggacgacggacgatgacggacgacgacgacgacgacggaaaatcaacctatttgataagctccgcgtcgctgacagcggagctaaaaattgaagatttcatcaaatttcactatatcacactaagagaacccccaggaacctgtataccaaatatcaaaggcatcagacaagtagtttttgagaaacacattttttgaccaaaaatggcaaaaattgcatcaaaaatacaaaattgcagatttcatcatatattctgta from Ptychodera flava strain L36383 chromosome 12, AS_Pfla_20210202, whole genome shotgun sequence includes the following:
- the LOC139144806 gene encoding glycolipid transfer protein-like isoform X1, giving the protein MSFFKTRKHYFQPVREDGKVETIPFLKAAADCTIPFLDILGPKAFYVVKTDINGNVTKLTKKYELDPEKYSTLQDMIDAEIETKTTQNKGSATDALIWLKRALQFIRGMFVNLLNGVNDGENLIPCAAKSYESYLKPYHGWMVQKVFGLVTKAMPYRRDLLKAMGNGQDEETVINDMKEFLVLFGQNLDAVVEMYQSKNIDKEFKV
- the LOC139144806 gene encoding glycolipid transfer protein-like isoform X2, translating into MSFFKTRKHYFQPVREDGKVETIPFLKAAADCTIPFLDILGPKAFYVVKTDINGNVTKLTKKYEMDPVNNSTLQGLVEGEVANNSALKGGSGTETLIWLKRALQFIRGMFVNLLNGVNDGENLIPCAAKSYESYLKPYHGWMVQKVFGLVTKAMPYRRDLLKAMGNGQDEETVINDMKEFLVLFGQNLDAVVEMYQSKNIDKEFKV